TATGCTGATAAGGGAATCACGCGGTAGGCCGGATAAGCGCAGCGCCATCCGGCAGCCTGTCGCAGATTGCCGGATGACGGCGTAAACGCCTTATTCGGCCTAACGCTTGCTAAAGCGCTTAACTGATCAGTATTACGGTTGTCCGGACCTGGCAATAACTTAGTGGTGATCGTCAATCTGGTGTTCGATAACCATCCCTTCCCCGACGCTGGCAACATGTCGCGCATAAGGATGTGCGCGATAAACCGGAGCCGGGGCAGGCGCCGGAGCAACATACACTGTTTGCGGCGCGGTCGTCACGCTGACCGCCTGCGGAACGCTGACGGAAGAGGGCACTACCACCACCTTGTAACCGCTGGGTACATCAACGGTAACGCTTTGCGCAAATGCTGTTCCTGCAAAACCCAGCAACAATGTCGCCATCAGTATACTTTTCTTCATAATCCGCTCGCCTGAAATATTCACCGGAAGTAATAATCCAGTGGGTTAATTTGAGGCGGATTATGAATAGATCATGCCAGCATTTTGTTGCCGTCTGTGCTGAGGCATTAATGTGTAAACGGTGCTTCATTCCTTAACACGCGGTCGATAATATCCAGCACGCCCTCTTCATTGTTCGACCCCGCGCGATATTTCGCCGCCTGGATAACCGGCTCATGGGCGTTGGCCATTGCAAAACTAAAACCCGCCTGACGCAGCATCTCAATATCATTTCCGCCATCGCCAAACACAACAACCTCATCGTCGGTAATATTCCAGCGTTGTTGTAACAGGCGCAGACCGTTTGCCTTATGAACACCAGGAATAATTAAATCGATGCTGCCGTAGCCGGTATGCACCGGAACCATAATGTCGCCAATGGCTTCATGGAGGTCAGCCTGTACCTGTGGGATACGATCATCGGAAATATTCAGCCCGAATTTGAAGAATATGTCGTTGAGGTTGTAAAAATTATCAACAAATTCAAGACGATGATAATACATGGCAGAAACAGCTTTATGCTCATCGCTGTACTGTTTCAGGGTATAGGCGCTGTTTTTACCGCAGGCGATAATGTCGATGTCCGTGCGGGTTAGCAGATGCTCCACGATGGCCTGAAAATCATCTTTCGCCAGCTCGCCGTTAAAAACATCTTCTCCTTCACTGACTACCCATCCACCGTTTTCGGCAACAAAGGAGATTTCTCCGGCCAGTTCGGGGAAAAAGGAGATGAGCTGGTAATACTGGTTGCCGCTGGCGACGACAAAGCGGATCCCCTGTTCTTTCATCTGGCGGTATTGCGCCATAAAGCGCTCATGGTTATAGGTTTTTTGGTCGCTTAAAAATGTGCCGTCCATGTCGACCGCAATTAATTTGATACGCATTAGCTGTTCTCCATCACAGTGGTATTTTTGAGATCCGGTTTTGCCACCGCTTTCGCGACGATGGCGGCGACAAGCACCAGCGCCAACACTACCAGCATAGCGCTGCGCAGGCCGTAGTGTTCACCCAGGTAGCCCAGCAGCGGCGGCCCTACCAGAAACGCCAGATAGCCGGTCGTTGCGACAACGCTGACGCGGGTTGGCGCATCGGGGCCGGTGTCGCTGGCGGCTGAAATGGTCAACGGGAATCCGAGCGATGCGCCGAGTCCCCACAGAATAACGGATACGCCCGCCATCCAGGAGCTGTCGACAAAAATAATCAGGCTAATCCCGAGTGCGCCCATCAGCGCACTGGCACGCACCACCGCGACGCGGCTGTAGCGGTCAATGAACCAACCGCCGGTAAATCGTCCAACGGTCATACCCAGCGTAAATCCGGCATAAATCAGCGAGCCTGATGTCGGGCTAAATCCATGTCCATCCACCATTAACAGCGGAAGCCAGTCGTTGGCGGAACCTTCAGCAAATGCCATCGCCAGTACCACGACGCCAATTAGCAATAGCTGGATATCGCGATAAAAAGGCAACCCTTTTTCGCCGGAATGAGTTCCGTCAGCGGCATTTTTACCCGTGCCGTCAGGAATTGCTTTGATAGCGATAAATATAGGGGTGATAGCAACCATCGCCGCCAACAGAATATGTGCGGTTGCCGGGACGCTAAAAGCCGTAAGCATCATTCCTACGCCGGCCCCCGCCAGCGTTCCCAGGCTGTAAAAACCGTGCATCATCGGCAGTACGGTTTTATTCATTTCGCGCTCAACTGCCGCACCTTCGACGTTGATGGCGACCTCTGCCGCACCAAAGCTGGCGCCAAACACGCCCAGGCCAAACGCGAAAAGCCAGGCGGAATGCAGCCAGAGCGCCGCGCTGAGGATTGCCATTCCGAGGACTGCGCAAGACATAGTGGTGCGGATCACTTTACGTGTGCCAAATCGTTTCACCAGCCAGGCCGAACAAAGAATGCCACTCATCGAACCGATAGAGAGTCCAAACAGTACCGCGCCCATTTCGGCGGTAGAGATGGAGAGAATATCTCTGATGGCAGGGGTACGCGTTGCCCAGGAGGCCATTAATAATCCTGGTAAAAAGAAGAACGTGAACAGCGCCCAGGTACGACGTCTTAAGGCTTTGCGTGATGAGATGCCAGTCATGAATTCGAGCCAAAGAAAAGAGGAAAGAAGACAACATTAGCAAGGTTGTGTACATTTGTACACAAATGCAAGAAGAGGTAATGCAGTGCGACGTGCGAACGATCCGCAGCGGCGGGAAAAAATAGTTCAGGCAACTCTGGATGCGGTAATAGCTCATGGTATTCATGCGGTTACACATCGCAAGATCGCGACAATTGCTCAGGTGCCCTTGGGTTCTATGACCTATTACTTTTCGGGAATCGATGAGCTTTTGATGGAGGCATTTGGCCGTTTTACTGACAGGATGATGCTGCAGTATCAGGCCTTTTTTGCCGACGTGAAGGATGCGCCGCAGGCTTGTCATGCTATTACCGATATGATTTACAGCTCTCAGGTCACCACGCCTGACAACATGGAGCTCATGTATCAGCTGTATGCTTTCGCCAGCCGTAAACCGGCGCTAAAAACGGTGATGCAAAACTGGATGCTACGCAGCCAACAAACGCTGGAGCAGTGGTTTGACCCGGTTACGGCGCGGGCGCTGGATGCGTTTATTGAAGGGATGACGCTGCATTTTGTCACGGACAAAAAACCGCTGCAGCGAGAAGATATCTTGCTAATGGTGGAGCGTATAGCGGGCTTGTCCGCGACTGT
The Citrobacter arsenatis DNA segment above includes these coding regions:
- a CDS encoding MFS transporter, with product MTGISSRKALRRRTWALFTFFFLPGLLMASWATRTPAIRDILSISTAEMGAVLFGLSIGSMSGILCSAWLVKRFGTRKVIRTTMSCAVLGMAILSAALWLHSAWLFAFGLGVFGASFGAAEVAINVEGAAVEREMNKTVLPMMHGFYSLGTLAGAGVGMMLTAFSVPATAHILLAAMVAITPIFIAIKAIPDGTGKNAADGTHSGEKGLPFYRDIQLLLIGVVVLAMAFAEGSANDWLPLLMVDGHGFSPTSGSLIYAGFTLGMTVGRFTGGWFIDRYSRVAVVRASALMGALGISLIIFVDSSWMAGVSVILWGLGASLGFPLTISAASDTGPDAPTRVSVVATTGYLAFLVGPPLLGYLGEHYGLRSAMLVVLALVLVAAIVAKAVAKPDLKNTTVMENS
- a CDS encoding Cof-type HAD-IIB family hydrolase gives rise to the protein MRIKLIAVDMDGTFLSDQKTYNHERFMAQYRQMKEQGIRFVVASGNQYYQLISFFPELAGEISFVAENGGWVVSEGEDVFNGELAKDDFQAIVEHLLTRTDIDIIACGKNSAYTLKQYSDEHKAVSAMYYHRLEFVDNFYNLNDIFFKFGLNISDDRIPQVQADLHEAIGDIMVPVHTGYGSIDLIIPGVHKANGLRLLQQRWNITDDEVVVFGDGGNDIEMLRQAGFSFAMANAHEPVIQAAKYRAGSNNEEGVLDIIDRVLRNEAPFTH
- a CDS encoding TetR/AcrR family transcriptional regulator, which encodes MRRANDPQRREKIVQATLDAVIAHGIHAVTHRKIATIAQVPLGSMTYYFSGIDELLMEAFGRFTDRMMLQYQAFFADVKDAPQACHAITDMIYSSQVTTPDNMELMYQLYAFASRKPALKTVMQNWMLRSQQTLEQWFDPVTARALDAFIEGMTLHFVTDKKPLQREDILLMVERIAGLSATVSSG